A genomic segment from Campylobacter concisus encodes:
- a CDS encoding molybdopterin oxidoreductase family protein, with protein MEEIVKTTCPYCGTGCGIDLIVRNGRIVDAKPSKDHHVNDGELCLKGMFGWEFVNSPKRLSRPMMRKLNGVYDKHGELEEVSFEEVYDFLADKFKSTVEKYGPSSIMGFSSARSNNEDNYVFQKFFRAQGSNNVDHCARLUHAPTVAGLASTLGNGTMTNDLVEFATDTDVFLLIGTNTSECHPIIAMQMQRGLQRGAKMIVVDPKRTDMAKKADIFLQIPIGANIKTLNTMMHVIIAENLQDSEFIEKYSEGFEYLKEAVKDFTPERFERETGIKKELIIEAARMYAKAGAAAICYTMGITQFSDGTSNVFSLSNLAVLTGNLGKKGAGVNPLRGQNNVQGACDMGALPNVIPAGAVNSPYAQEQARKVWHFELNPVPGFKLTQAPDKMDSGELKVLYVYGENPVMSDPWTEHFVHAVHHLDCFIVQDLFFTESAHKADVVLPAAGWGEKDGTFINTSRRVQRTRKASEPVSGVEPDWKVVCNIANRMGLEGFDFASPEQIWNELRELMPKFFGGISYYRLGKLGGISWPCPDEEHPGTPVLYSDHKSMLPGGKFRFVPVLYVDDKEGRAKAEAEFRAKMNIPDGYPVGSGALSEVPDEVYPCLFTTGRKVYHYHTGTMTRECPALEYGAGIEGALIEVSPDIARERELEEGCYALVQNKRGQIAAKLRVNPDLKEGTIFTTFHYSEADGNELANAGDPDPLSGITPLKMTIANIRRLSEEEFIKFREQNEMSMHSANPYLSPVRA; from the coding sequence ATGGAAGAGATCGTAAAGACCACCTGTCCATATTGCGGTACGGGCTGCGGCATCGATCTTATCGTGCGAAACGGTAGAATCGTAGATGCCAAACCTAGCAAAGACCACCACGTAAACGACGGCGAGCTTTGCTTAAAAGGAATGTTCGGATGGGAGTTCGTGAACTCTCCTAAACGCTTAAGCCGACCGATGATGAGAAAGCTAAACGGCGTCTACGACAAGCACGGCGAGCTTGAAGAAGTGAGTTTTGAGGAGGTTTATGATTTCCTTGCGGATAAATTTAAATCCACCGTCGAAAAATACGGCCCAAGCTCGATCATGGGCTTTAGCTCCGCGCGCTCAAACAACGAAGATAACTACGTTTTCCAGAAATTTTTCCGCGCCCAGGGCAGTAACAACGTCGATCACTGCGCACGTCTTTGACACGCTCCTACAGTGGCAGGTCTTGCCAGCACGCTAGGAAACGGAACGATGACGAACGATTTGGTCGAATTTGCGACCGATACGGACGTATTTTTACTCATCGGTACCAACACGAGCGAGTGCCACCCGATCATCGCTATGCAGATGCAGCGCGGCCTTCAGCGCGGCGCAAAGATGATCGTCGTAGATCCAAAGCGCACCGATATGGCTAAAAAAGCCGATATTTTCTTGCAAATCCCGATCGGAGCGAATATCAAAACGCTAAATACGATGATGCACGTAATCATCGCCGAAAATTTGCAAGATAGCGAATTTATCGAGAAGTACTCCGAGGGATTTGAATATCTAAAAGAAGCGGTTAAGGACTTTACGCCTGAGCGTTTCGAGCGAGAAACGGGCATAAAAAAAGAGCTCATCATAGAGGCAGCTAGAATGTATGCTAAAGCAGGCGCGGCGGCGATTTGCTACACGATGGGTATCACGCAGTTTAGCGACGGCACGTCAAACGTCTTTTCGCTATCAAATTTAGCCGTTTTAACGGGAAATTTAGGCAAAAAGGGTGCGGGCGTAAATCCTCTGCGCGGTCAAAACAACGTCCAAGGCGCATGCGACATGGGCGCGCTGCCTAACGTCATCCCGGCCGGCGCGGTAAACAGTCCTTACGCACAGGAGCAAGCGCGCAAAGTATGGCACTTTGAGCTAAATCCGGTTCCGGGCTTTAAGCTAACGCAAGCACCGGATAAAATGGATAGCGGCGAGCTAAAAGTCCTCTACGTCTACGGCGAAAACCCCGTAATGAGCGATCCTTGGACCGAGCACTTCGTCCACGCCGTGCACCATCTAGACTGCTTTATCGTGCAGGATCTTTTCTTTACCGAGAGTGCGCACAAGGCCGACGTAGTGCTACCTGCCGCGGGCTGGGGCGAAAAGGACGGAACCTTTATCAACACCTCTCGCCGCGTCCAACGCACTCGCAAGGCTAGCGAGCCCGTTAGCGGCGTGGAGCCTGATTGGAAGGTCGTTTGCAACATCGCAAACCGCATGGGGCTAGAGGGGTTTGATTTTGCGAGCCCTGAGCAAATTTGGAACGAGCTAAGAGAGCTTATGCCTAAATTTTTCGGCGGTATCAGCTACTATAGACTAGGCAAGCTAGGCGGTATCAGCTGGCCATGCCCGGACGAGGAACACCCTGGCACGCCGGTACTTTACTCCGATCACAAGTCCATGCTGCCGGGCGGCAAATTTCGCTTCGTGCCGGTGCTTTACGTAGACGATAAAGAGGGGCGCGCAAAGGCTGAGGCCGAATTTAGAGCCAAGATGAATATCCCGGATGGCTACCCGGTCGGTAGCGGCGCGCTTAGCGAAGTGCCTGATGAGGTATATCCGTGCCTATTTACGACCGGACGCAAGGTCTATCACTACCACACCGGCACGATGACTAGAGAGTGTCCGGCTCTTGAATACGGTGCTGGCATCGAGGGCGCGCTCATAGAGGTGAGTCCCGATATCGCTCGCGAGAGGGAGCTAGAGGAGGGCTGCTACGCGCTCGTACAAAACAAACGCGGTCAGATCGCCGCCAAACTGCGAGTAAATCCGGATCTAAAAGAAGGCACGATATTTACGACCTTCCACTATAGCGAGGCCGACGGTAACGAGCTAGCAAACGCCGGCGATCCCGATCCGCTCTCAGGCATCACGCCGCTAAAGATGACGATAGCAAACATCAGGCGTCTAAGCGAAGAGGAATTTATCAAATTTAGAGAGCAAAACGAGATGTCGATGCACTCGGCAAATCCGTATTTATCGCCTGTTAGAGCGTAA
- a CDS encoding helix-turn-helix transcriptional regulator codes for MLNELYNDVEYKTLLEHISSQYKGKVVLDRKQTAGVLGIGVSTLDLRISQGRDIPRYIKMGDAKNSRIAFAITDIATYIFQKRVKTCS; via the coding sequence ATGCTTAACGAACTATATAACGATGTAGAGTACAAAACGCTTCTTGAGCACATATCTAGCCAATATAAAGGAAAGGTAGTTCTAGACAGAAAGCAAACCGCAGGGGTTCTTGGCATCGGCGTATCTACTCTTGATCTTCGTATATCGCAGGGCAGAGATATTCCGCGTTATATAAAGATGGGAGATGCAAAGAATTCTCGCATAGCGTTTGCGATAACGGACATTGCGACTTATATTTTTCAAAAAAGGGTTAAAACATGCTCTTAA
- the fdh3B gene encoding formate dehydrogenase FDH3 subunit beta has product MSEFNDNNRLKFYCDDDRCIDCNGCAVACDEAHELPLGIRRRRVITLNEGVPGKEISTSIACMHCEDAPCSLVCPVDCFYIRADGVVLHDKDICIGCGYCLYACPFGAPQFPREGVFGAKGSMDKCTMCAGGPLPTNSEAEREEYGQDRISEGKVPVCAAMCSTKALLVGESAMIEKIYGDRVKARGYGFKDLKQTLTWKLAYYAGDRLKIKS; this is encoded by the coding sequence ATGAGCGAATTTAACGATAACAATAGACTTAAATTTTACTGCGACGACGATAGATGCATCGACTGTAACGGCTGTGCGGTAGCTTGCGACGAGGCTCACGAGCTGCCTCTTGGCATCCGCCGCCGCCGCGTCATCACGCTAAACGAAGGCGTACCCGGCAAGGAAATATCGACCTCGATAGCTTGCATGCACTGCGAGGATGCGCCGTGCTCGCTGGTTTGCCCGGTCGATTGTTTTTATATCAGAGCCGACGGCGTAGTACTACACGACAAAGATATCTGCATCGGCTGCGGATACTGCCTATACGCGTGTCCGTTCGGCGCACCTCAGTTCCCGCGCGAGGGAGTGTTTGGCGCCAAAGGTTCGATGGATAAGTGCACGATGTGCGCAGGCGGTCCGCTACCGACGAATAGCGAAGCCGAGCGGGAAGAGTACGGCCAGGATAGAATTTCCGAAGGCAAAGTGCCGGTTTGTGCGGCGATGTGCTCGACAAAGGCGCTGCTAGTAGGAGAATCGGCAATGATAGAAAAAATCTACGGCGATAGAGTCAAGGCTCGCGGCTACGGCTTTAAAGACCTAAAACAAACTCTGACCTGGAAGCTCGCCTACTATGCTGGCGATAGGCTTAAAATAAAATCTTAA